DNA from Fibrobacter sp. UWB15:
GTTGATCGAAGGCGCCGACAAGGCCACGCTTACGCTCTCCGAAAAGGGTAAGTACAAGGCTTTTGTAAAGGTCGAAAGCGACAACGATTCCTGGCTCCTGAGTGGAGAATTCGAAGTAAAGGATATCGGCCCCACCGTCATTAAAAAACGCACCATCGCTCAACCGAAAGTGCGTAAATTGCATCACAAGGTAGATGTCAAAGGCCGCCGGGCGGACTAAAGCCTGGACTCCAGGAATTTAAACATCGTGCTATAGGCGTTATCGCGGACCGGCTTGCGGGAAAGGAACAGGTCGTGAAGCCCACCCTGGATTTCTTCCAACTCTACGCTGGGTCCAAGGTTCCTACCGTATTCGCGAATATGCTCGACGTCCAAGACGCCGTCGCAATAGGTATATTCTTCGCTCCAGTCGTCGTCGCGGTAACTGCAGCCGCTATGCATGACTAGAATTGGCGGCATAAGGCGCAATCCTTCCTGAAGACGCGCATGCCCCGAATGGATGGCATGGAGCCAGCCGAAATCGATGGCAAGGCTACCTGGCACCTTCAAGTTTCCATCGTATTCCCATTCACCGTATTCCGATTTGCGCAAGCTCTTGTCGTAATTCGGGTTTTCGCCACGGGGAATTCCAAGACCCGGCACAACGTTACCGAAGGCCGAAAGTAACGGAACCGCAAGGCGACGTACCGGCCACACATAATTCATTTCCAGAAACGGGCTATTGAGAACGATAGCAGATATTCCGGCACCGTTTTCGCGGTCAGCGGCATAAAGACATGCGATTAAACCACCGGTGCTATGCCCTAACAACACCAGTGGAACAGAATCACCTTCTATAGCGTGAATCATCGCAATCGCGGAATCCAATTCGGCGTAATACTCCGAAATATCCCGGAGTTCACCCATTTTTTCGCCTTCACGATAGGATCGGCCGTACTTATGCAAATCAATGGCGTAGAAAGAATAACCGACAGAATCTATCTTTTGCGCCAATTCCTGCTGAAAGAAGTAATCGTTGAATCCGTGGATATAGAGAACGACTGCTTTAGGAATTCGGAGTGTTACAGAATCTTTTGCCAAATCAAATGGGTAATCAACAAGCGTTGCATGAAAGTTCACCGCCTCGAACTCATGCATTCTAAAGGGATTCCCGAGCATCTTATCGGGTGACCAGGCTATGTCCTTTGCAAAAAGGGTTGACGCTAATATTAGAACGATTACACACCATTTCATACGATAAGGCAATATAATTTATTGTATTCGCGGTCATTCATATTTTTTTCGTACAAGCGCTTTTTTTTCTTCAAAACAGACAACTATAGTTGGCGTGATTTTTAAGGCTTCGTTTTTAAAATTAAATTATGTTTGATGACGAAGTCCATAAGAACGCCTTGAAAGAGTTTATCGCTTTCTTAAGGACGCGTAATACCCAGAAAAACATTGCCTTTTTTAGCGATATTTCCAGAGAATACGTAAGGCACCTCGGAAAGGGCGAAAAAATCCCCACCATTCGGATATTCTTCAACATTATCGAAGCCGCCGGAATAGACCTGAAAGAAGGACTTGGTATCTATATTGACTTCCTCCAGAAACAAAAAATGGCCCTTGCCGCCGATCACGCAAAGGGCCTGGAATATGTCAAGAAACTAAAATCGGGAAAAATCCGCCCGAAGAAAAACCCCTAGAAGAAGTCTACGTTAAACCAGCCTGTTTTGCCATCTTCAGAAAGAGTGATTCCGCAAGCGACCTTGGTGTAGCTTGTGTTTTTCATATTCAGGTAGTGACCGATATAGGGGTAATCCTCGCTCTTGTTCGGATCGCGTTCACCGCTTGTAACAAGCGCCTTTTCTTCTTCCCACATCATCTTGAGGTAGTATTCGGCAACGGCAGTAGCGTTCTTCTGCCATTTAGCGTTGAAATTCGGCCCGCTGTTCTGCGCGAATTCACCGCAATCGCCGAAGTGGCCATGAGCCTTGTTCGACTTAAGATCGTCGGCGGACTGCTTGTCGGCGCACGTCTGCTTTTCTTGCGCTGCGAGCGTGAGCGGCTTCAAGTTTTCGGTAGCGCGGTACTCGTTGATTTTGGCGAGGCAGTCGTCGCGCCAGCCCTCGTTAATAAAGCCAGCGTCTTCCTTTGCAGAAGTTTCGGAAGAAGAGCTCGACTCGGCGTCTGCAGAAGAGCCGGATTCCTCAGAATCATACGCTTCTACCCTAAGCGTGTCGACTTTCGAGGAACTGGAAACACTCTTGTCCGTGGCACTCGACACTTTGTCCGAAACGGGGATATTGATTTCGTCGCCGGTATCGATATTGGCGTCCGTACCCGACGAGGAATCGTCGGAACAGGCGGAAAGACCGAATGCCATGGCAAACGCGCATGGCACTGCAATCGAATAGAATTTCTTGGTCATCATCAAACTCCTTTTTTGCGGGAAACCCCGCTCTTTATCTGAAAATATAATTCTGAAAGGAATTTGGCAAGCGCCCTCCCTCTTAACCGTGAGCAACCTTCGTTCTACTCCCTACCGCCTACTGTCTACTTCCTACTGCCTACTATATTTCTATCTTTAATCCCCGTGATTCAGATTCAGAACATTTCGAAGTCTTTTGGTGAACAGGTGCTGCTTGACGGCGCCTCGATGCTTGTAGGCGACCACGAACGCGTGGGCCTTGTAGGCCGCAACGGTTGCGGCAAATCGACCCTTTTCAAGATGATTCTCGGCCAGGAATGCATCGATGGAGGCTCCATCGACATTCCCAAGAAATACACACTGGGTTACTTGCAACAGCACCTGAACTTTACGCACGCCACGGTTCACGAAGAAGCCTGCAGCGTATTAAAGCCCAATGAAGACGGCTGGATCGAAGAACACAAGGTCGAAGCGATTCTGTTCGGCCTGGGGTTCGACGAAGAATCCATGCACAAGAGCCCCGCACTCCTTTCGGGCGGTTTCCAGATTCGCCTGAACTTGGCGAAGGTCTTGGCGAGCGAACCCGATATGCTGTTGCTCGACGAACCGACCAACTACCTGGACATCGTGTCGATGCGCTGGCTCAGCCGCTTTTTGCGCAGCTGGAAGGGCGAAGTGCTCTTGATTACCCACGACCATCACTTTATGGACGAAGTCTGCACGCACACGGTAGGCATTCACCGCCACAAGATGCGCAAGGTGAAGGGTACGGTAGAAAAGCTCCGCGAAACCATTGCCGAAGAAGAAGAAGTCGCCCAGCGCACGCAGGAAAACGAGGCGAAAAAGAAGGCGCAGCTCGAACAGGTCATCGAACGTTTCCGCTACAAGGCCGCAAAAGCCGCTATGGTGCAGTCCAAGATCAAGGCAGCGGCAAAGCTTGCTACCGGCGAGCGCCTCACCCACGAACGCAACCTGGATTTCAGCTTTACCGAGGCAGGTTTCCCCGGCAAGCGCATGCTGCAAATCAAGGGTCTGACTTTTGCCTACCCGAACGGCCCGGAGCTGATTACCGACCTCACCATGGAAGTCTTTAAGGGCGACCGCATCGCCGTCATTGGCCCGAACGGCCGCGGTAAAACGACGCTCCTGAACCTGATTGCAAACGAGCTCAAACCTGTCGCGGGCGAAATCGCTCCGAATCCGAACGTGCAGATTAACTATTTCGGACAGACGAATATCAACCGCCTGAATTTAGACAATACCGTCGAAGAAGAAATCGCCTCGGCCATCGTCGAAGTTTCGCAGAAGAGCCGCGCCCGCGGACTTGCAGGCCTCATGATGTTCAGCGGCGATGCCGCGTTAAAGAAGGTGAAAGTCTTAAGCGGTGGCGAACGCAGCCGCGTGCTGCTCGGCAAAATTCTGGCAACTCCCTGCAATATGTTGCTGCTCGACGAACCGACGAACCACTTGGACATGGAATCCATCGAAAGCCTGATCGACGCCCTCGAAGATTACGAAGGAACGGCAATGGTGGTGACCCATGACGAAGAACTGCTGCACGCGTTTGCCACAAGGCTCGTGGTGTTCGACGGCGGCAAGTGCCGCGTATTCGAAGGCACCTACGCCGACTTCTTGGAGAAGGTGGGCTGGGCCAGCGAAAAGAAACCGGGCGGCTCTGAATCGGCCAATATCAAGGTTTCAAACATCGACGTGAAAACGGATGCACCCACCAGTGCCCCGCGCGCCAAAGAAGACCGCAAGGCCCGCGCCGACTACATCGCCGAACGCAGCAAGATTATCAAGCCCTTGGAAAAGAAGCTTGCCAAACTCGAAGAAGATATCGCGAAAGCTGAAGCCCTGGGCGGCGAACTCGAAGCCAAGCTCGTGACCGCCTCCGAAACCGGCGACGGCAACGCCATCACCGCAATCGCAAAGGACATGGACGACAACAAGAAGAAAGTCGACCAGCTTTACGAAGATTGGGAGAAGGTGTCCGCCGAGCTCGAAGCGGCCCGCGATAAATATCCTATATAAAAAAGCTGATGCTGACCTTCGTCAGCATGACATTCAAACTACAAATTCTCGATTCCAGAGACGTCGTCGGGCACGTCCTGGCGCATGACCATAAGTACGGCATTCTGCGAAATAATGACATAGCGCTCGCCCGCCACTTCAATCTCATGACCATTGGCGTGCAGGTACAGGGCCTCGTCGCCTTCTTTTACCTGCAGCGGCAAGTACTTGACTTCGTCGGGAGATTCCCCGCGGAATACGGCATCGCTATCTTGCGTCACAGGCAGCGGATATCCCGGTCCCACCTTGACCACTATACCTGTATGCACGGCGTCGTGTTCGCGAACGCTCGGGGGCAGATAGAGTCCGCTCCCAGTCTTGTTCGATGCTTCGAGGGGCTTAATCAAGATTCGGTCACCAATGACCACGATATTCTTCAAGGGATCCAGCATACCCCAAAGATAGAATTTGCGCGCTTTGCTATAATGTAAGGCGTGATATTCGTTATCCTGTGGACAATCATTTTCGCCTTCCTCGCCGTTTACCTTGGGAAAAGCCCCAGGGTACGTAGCTGGCTTAAAGTGATTTTCAGGGCCCCAAAACTTTGGCGCACTATCATCGGCTCCGTCGCCCTGGTTACAACCATCGTCGTCACCTACCTCATTGTCCCCAAAGCAGCAGATACGCAATTAGACGAAAGAAGCCTCTTTGAAGACTACGCCGCCATCGCCGTCATGAAGCTTGATTCCCTGCAGGTCCTCAAGGTCGATAACGACTGCAACCTCTCGCATCCGGAACCGGAACTTGCCTACGTACTCCCGCTAGTCCTTGGAGCCTACAACGAAATTGTAGACAAGCCCACCACCCCCGTTATCACGCGATTGGACGATACACTCTATTTAACCATGAACGGCTACAAGCAATTCAAGAACAGGGGCATCCGCCTCAATAAGCTTTTGCAAAAAAAACTGGGCAAGCGCTACAAGACGCAAATCGAAAGTGAAGGTTCAAGCCACACGCTCATCGTGACCTACACCGGCGAACCCTGGGACACGGAACAACTCATGGCACTCCCCGTCATGGAAGCATCCCAAATCAACAAGCTGGATCCCGCCCTGTTGATGTCCCTGATACAGCATGTATCCAACTTCAATTTTAACTTCCACGGACAAAAAGATTCCAAGGGACTTCTCGCCCTTAAAGAAGGCGAAGGCCTAGAACAGATTTTTATCGGAGCTGAACGCCTCGGTAAAATGCTTCAGGTGGGCGTGAGCCACGAAAACGCAGTCGCCACCTTCTACCCCAATCCCGAAATCAATTCAAAGCCCGAAAACTGGAGCAAGTCGCCCCTTACCAAGAGCTGGGTCGACCAGGTGCTTTCGGACGTAGAATTCTACCACGCGAACGGGCTTTCGCATTTTGTGCGCTAATTACCTTGTCAAATAAAAACTTTCCGGATTAATGGAAATGCCGTCGATTCGGACTTCATAATGCAGGCCGATACTTGACTGCGTACCGCTTTCGCCAATCAAGGCAATGGGTTGCCCGCGATGAACGTGTTCACCTTGTTTTACCAAGGTCTGTCCCAAATGGGCATAGAAAGTGCGTACGTCGTGGCCGTGGTCAATTTTGACGGCAAGACCGAAACCGCGATGCTTGCGGACTTCGCTCACGGAACCTGCACCGGTCGCATAAACCGTATCGCCCTCGACCGCCACATAGTCAATCCCCCTGTGCGGAAGTTCGCTATCGGTAAAGGGGTCGTAGACCATCTCAAAGCGTTTTTTCACGGCGTGGTTGTTACGCATCGGGTGCAGCACCGGAATCTTCTCAGCCGCCGCAGAATCATTTTCCAGGGCATTCAAAAGCTTATTGAACGTATCTTCCACTTCGTTTACGCTTTTGCGCTTCTGCAAAATCGAATCATCCATCGCCGAAACACCGTCGAGCACAAAGCCAAGGCCACCCACCATCAGGGCGCTGTCGCGGAGAGCGCGGGTTTCTTCAGCCTTCAGAATAGATTCGTCCACTTTAGCACGAATTTCCTTGAGTTCCTTCTTGATGGCGGCGTTTTGCTTATAGACATTGGTAATATTCCCGCTCGTTATGTTGTCTAAAATCTGTACCGGCGAAAACAGGATAAATCCAAAAATGGCAGCCACCACGCCCACGACGGCAACAATGGCTCCAATCAACGAGAACTCATAGCTTTTACCCGACGTGGTCTTGGTCGGGAATACATGAACTTCAAGCTTCTTCACTTTCAGACCCGGGGTTATCGATTCGCTTACGCAAGGATTCAATGACGCGCTTTTTTTCTTCGATGGAACCCAAAAGCTCCACTACGGAAGGATCGTCCTTAATCGTGCTCAAAAGATCGTCCCGAACGGCTCCATGGAGCTTTTGTCCGAGCGCCTGGAAGCATTTTTTGAGCTTGGATTCCTCGTTTGCAAGCTCCACCCGCAAAAGAGCGGTCGACGCATAATTCAGCGCCTTGTTTTTTAACTTATTTAGCGTTTTTTCAGCCATGCCTAATTCCTTTTGTCCGTAAAAAAATTAGTTTTTTACGCGTATAAAAAATGGAGAATATCTATGAGTCGTAGCGATCGTAGACGCGCAAAGCAAAATGCAAAGCAGTTTACACCCAAAAAGGCCAATGCCCTGGACCCCAAAATTATTGCAGTCCTCGCTGCCATTGCCGTTATCTTCTTTGTCGGAACCATGCTTATCCAAAGAGGCGCATAAATGAAGTTCAATATCAAGAAATCCGTATTGCAGGACGCGCTCCAGATTGCTATCAGCGCTATCCCCAATAAGTCCACCCTGCAGATCCTCAACGACTACTCGCTGCGTCTCGAAGGCAACACTCTCGAAATTTGCGCTACCGACTTGAACCTCGGTGTGAGGATTAAGCTAGAAGTCGAAGGCGAACGTGACGGCGAAGCCTTGATCAACGCTCGCAAGTTCTCCGACCTCGTGAAGGCCCTCGTGCCTAGCTGCGAAAACGTGAGCATCGACGTGCAGGATCACTTGACCCGCATCAAGTGGAGCGAAAAGGGCCAGGCCTCCATTACGAGTTTCGACGCTAGCGACTTCCCTCCGTTCCCCGAAGTCGAAGGCAACACCCTCACGCTTGCCGCAAGCGAACTTGCATTCCTGGTCGAAAAGACCGCATTTGCCGTCTCTACCGATAACACCCGCCAGAACCTGAACGGCGTGTTCATGGAAGCCAAGGACGGCAAGATTTCCATGGTCGCAACCGACGGTCACCGCATGGGCCGCGCAAGCATCGAACAGGAAGGTGCAAACCTCGAATCCGGCGTAATCGTTCTCCCGAAGGTGCTCCAGCTCGTGCTCCGCCTCGCCAAGAACGAAGACTCTGTCGAAATCTGCACCACCGAAACCCACGTGCTGTTCCGCATCGGCGCAACGCAGATTATCTCCAAGCTTATCGAAGGTCCGTACCCGAACTACCGCGCCGTGATTCCGCAGAATTTCGAACGCACCGTTCAGGCTAACGCAACCGAACTGTTGGACAAAGTCCATTGTATCTTGCCGATGGCCAATCCGCGTACGCACCAGATTCGTTTCCAGATGGATGGCAACAATATGGAACTTTCCGCTACCGACCCGGATGTCGGTGGCGAAACCCGCGAAGCCTTAGCCGTGACCCACAATGGCGAAGGCAGCTTCAGCATCGGCTTTGACGGCCGTTACTTCTACGAAATCCTCGGCATGTGCAAGAGCGAAGAAGTGGTGCTCAAGATGAACACCCCGATCGGTGCCTGCATCATCGAACCGGTTGGCGACGATATGGGTTTCAGCTTCTTGCTGATGCCGCTCCGCCTTGCCGACTAAGGATTAGACGAATTATAGACAAATTAAAAAGGGCTCTGCGCAGGCGGGCCCTTTTTAATATCGCAAAATTGACTGCTACAGGTGCAGCGCGTCTCTCAACCTTGAAGGCAAACCTCCTCAAATGCAGGCAAAAAAATCGCATGGATTATTTACTCTAACCAATCCATCATCAAAAAAAATTCTATTATGCTTTTTCAGAAGCATCAAGCAAAACAAGAGGGTACAATGCAATTGGAATCGTCGAACATCCCCAGCTACTACAGCCGACTCGTCATGGCCAAGAACCAGGGACATTTTTCCATTGCACGTGCACTCCTTGACATTATCGTTAACGCTCCCGCCCCGGATACCTCTACTCCGGCAGGCCTCAAGGCTCTTGAAAAGATCAACCAGGCCAAGGGACACGCCCAAGCCATAAAGGACGGCGTCGATTCTACCAATGTCCCGCCAGCAGGTGAAGTCGAAGAATGGGCCAGCTATACCGTGCAGAATCCGCCCATTACTAAGCAGCTGGCGCTCGCACTAGCCCACTATTTTAAACAAGGTAACGCATTGGATTCCTGCTACGAAATGTACCAGAAAGCCAACACCTTCGAAATAGGCAACACTAGTGCATTTGAAAGCGCCGCATTGCAAGAAGTTTCGAACGGCAACATGGCAAACGAATTTGGCCTACTCTGCGAAAACGCAGGCGACTACGCCCGCGCCGCCGAATGGTACAAAAAGGCAAAGGCCGCAGGCTGTGCAAGCGCAAACGAATCGCTGGAGCGCATGAACGCGCTCTACGGCATGGCACGCTATTACGCACCCTGGATCAAGGTTGCAACCGCAACGGGCCGCAAGGGCCTTGCAGAGGCCATCCAGAACATCGTAAAGTCCGACCCCAAGCTTTCTACGGCAATGGCAGAAGAAATTAACGTAGCCGAATCGGTAGTGCCGCCCTGCTACGAAGAAATCGAATACTGGGAAAAGGAATTCGAACGCTTTGCCAAGTTCAGCGACAGCGACAACGCAGCCTTCGCAAGCCTCTATGTCGCAATCGGAAACATTCTGGAACGAGCACACATCTACAATCTGGCTCTGCGCTGGTACAAGAAAGCCGTCGTGAATCATCCGACGGCAAACCAGGACGCACACCGTATGCTTCCGCTAAAGAGCAAGTCTGAGCCCATGCGCGAAGCAGAGGATATATACGACAGCCAAAGCTCTATTCCTGCCCTCTGGAAGGCTTAAAAAGGCTTAGGCAGTATTTAGCCGCCTACAAAAAGCAGCACAAGACTCAGTACAAAAATAACGACGCCCCAGACTGTCTCGACAATGGGACTCAGTTTCTTGATTTTGATATCGTCGTTTTCCATAACACACCTCGCTTTGCAAAGGGCGCACCCTATTGCTTTGCCAACCATTTATCAAAGTACAATATGCACTGGACAAAAACCCATGCGATACAAAATTGCAATGGACATTTTGTCAAAGTTCCAGATTGGAATATTCCACTCTGTATTAATTTGTAAGTAAAAAAGAAGGTCCTGGAAGCAGGCCAAACAAAAAGGGGGAAGCCTACCGCTGCCCCTCACGCCCTAATTTTATTGTTAAAATTTTTCAGTAAAAATTGACTAATCTTCAGTCAAAGTATTGTGTGCATCCATTACGCAACGAACTGGTTGAAACATATTTTTTCCACCAGAAGTTCCTTTATTATCAAAGGTATTTGAAATGGATGAAATAAATATTCTTTTGGCATTTTCTTCGTTTGATTCATTTGGCATCCATTGAACAAATAGTTCACGAACCCCAGAAAATCCAATCCCCTTAACCCAATCACCAGTCGGAATAATCGCTAAGCCGCTAGCATTTCGCCCAGCATATTTTTCCCATAAAATTTGAGAACGTATATCACCACCAGCATACAACCATTCTCTCTGATTCATAATATGCCAGCCATCAGGACAAATCCCCTGCCAAACAATGGTCCTCATCTTTTCGGAATTTCTAGCAGAATCAGCATAAGCCTTGCAAGCATCATTACGGCTCACTTCAACAGAATCGCAGACCTTGGGCAGATTCATAGCCTCGGCCCAAGTGTAAAGTCCACCAAAATGGTTATCGCAAAACCATTCGTCATCTACATAGCACAGTTTTTCAGTCACTTTATCGTCAAATTTTGTCGTACCGCTAGGGACCATCTTTCCGTAATTCAGGTTTTCCGCCATTACATAAAAAGTCGTAAACGCATCAAAATCTTCTGAACGGCCTTCAAATTTTAAATACCTATACTTGCGACCATCACGCGGGTCTTCGAATTCAAAATACTTTCCATTGTAACCCGCAAACAA
Protein-coding regions in this window:
- a CDS encoding alpha/beta hydrolase, with translation MKWCVIVLILASTLFAKDIAWSPDKMLGNPFRMHEFEAVNFHATLVDYPFDLAKDSVTLRIPKAVVLYIHGFNDYFFQQELAQKIDSVGYSFYAIDLHKYGRSYREGEKMGELRDISEYYAELDSAIAMIHAIEGDSVPLVLLGHSTGGLIACLYAADRENGAGISAIVLNSPFLEMNYVWPVRRLAVPLLSAFGNVVPGLGIPRGENPNYDKSLRKSEYGEWEYDGNLKVPGSLAIDFGWLHAIHSGHARLQEGLRLMPPILVMHSGCSYRDDDWSEEYTYCDGVLDVEHIREYGRNLGPSVELEEIQGGLHDLFLSRKPVRDNAYSTMFKFLESRL
- a CDS encoding CAP domain-containing protein, with protein sequence MMTKKFYSIAVPCAFAMAFGLSACSDDSSSGTDANIDTGDEINIPVSDKVSSATDKSVSSSSKVDTLRVEAYDSEESGSSADAESSSSSETSAKEDAGFINEGWRDDCLAKINEYRATENLKPLTLAAQEKQTCADKQSADDLKSNKAHGHFGDCGEFAQNSGPNFNAKWQKNATAVAEYYLKMMWEEEKALVTSGERDPNKSEDYPYIGHYLNMKNTSYTKVACGITLSEDGKTGWFNVDFF
- a CDS encoding ABC-F family ATP-binding cassette domain-containing protein; the encoded protein is MIQIQNISKSFGEQVLLDGASMLVGDHERVGLVGRNGCGKSTLFKMILGQECIDGGSIDIPKKYTLGYLQQHLNFTHATVHEEACSVLKPNEDGWIEEHKVEAILFGLGFDEESMHKSPALLSGGFQIRLNLAKVLASEPDMLLLDEPTNYLDIVSMRWLSRFLRSWKGEVLLITHDHHFMDEVCTHTVGIHRHKMRKVKGTVEKLRETIAEEEEVAQRTQENEAKKKAQLEQVIERFRYKAAKAAMVQSKIKAAAKLATGERLTHERNLDFSFTEAGFPGKRMLQIKGLTFAYPNGPELITDLTMEVFKGDRIAVIGPNGRGKTTLLNLIANELKPVAGEIAPNPNVQINYFGQTNINRLNLDNTVEEEIASAIVEVSQKSRARGLAGLMMFSGDAALKKVKVLSGGERSRVLLGKILATPCNMLLLDEPTNHLDMESIESLIDALEDYEGTAMVVTHDEELLHAFATRLVVFDGGKCRVFEGTYADFLEKVGWASEKKPGGSESANIKVSNIDVKTDAPTSAPRAKEDRKARADYIAERSKIIKPLEKKLAKLEEDIAKAEALGGELEAKLVTASETGDGNAITAIAKDMDDNKKKVDQLYEDWEKVSAELEAARDKYPI
- a CDS encoding co-chaperone GroES family protein, with translation MLDPLKNIVVIGDRILIKPLEASNKTGSGLYLPPSVREHDAVHTGIVVKVGPGYPLPVTQDSDAVFRGESPDEVKYLPLQVKEGDEALYLHANGHEIEVAGERYVIISQNAVLMVMRQDVPDDVSGIENL
- a CDS encoding M23 family metallopeptidase, with protein sequence MKKLEVHVFPTKTTSGKSYEFSLIGAIVAVVGVVAAIFGFILFSPVQILDNITSGNITNVYKQNAAIKKELKEIRAKVDESILKAEETRALRDSALMVGGLGFVLDGVSAMDDSILQKRKSVNEVEDTFNKLLNALENDSAAAEKIPVLHPMRNNHAVKKRFEMVYDPFTDSELPHRGIDYVAVEGDTVYATGAGSVSEVRKHRGFGLAVKIDHGHDVRTFYAHLGQTLVKQGEHVHRGQPIALIGESGTQSSIGLHYEVRIDGISINPESFYLTR
- the dnaN gene encoding DNA polymerase III subunit beta, with the protein product MKFNIKKSVLQDALQIAISAIPNKSTLQILNDYSLRLEGNTLEICATDLNLGVRIKLEVEGERDGEALINARKFSDLVKALVPSCENVSIDVQDHLTRIKWSEKGQASITSFDASDFPPFPEVEGNTLTLAASELAFLVEKTAFAVSTDNTRQNLNGVFMEAKDGKISMVATDGHRMGRASIEQEGANLESGVIVLPKVLQLVLRLAKNEDSVEICTTETHVLFRIGATQIISKLIEGPYPNYRAVIPQNFERTVQANATELLDKVHCILPMANPRTHQIRFQMDGNNMELSATDPDVGGETREALAVTHNGEGSFSIGFDGRYFYEILGMCKSEEVVLKMNTPIGACIIEPVGDDMGFSFLLMPLRLAD
- a CDS encoding FISUMP domain-containing protein, which codes for MKFLIASLFLLALLAACGDETSSSAPDPIGEISSSSNEELGSSSSVAEKNSSSSVSGKNSSSSVVESSSSIEINPLCVDGDTSIKDSYGLRRYRTCRNGRWDMDSSARLDSLDSLAAIEKNKEHPNMDSLFAGYNGKYFEFEDPRDGRKYRYLKFEGRSEDFDAFTTFYVMAENLNYGKMVPSGTTKFDDKVTEKLCYVDDEWFCDNHFGGLYTWAEAMNLPKVCDSVEVSRNDACKAYADSARNSEKMRTIVWQGICPDGWHIMNQREWLYAGGDIRSQILWEKYAGRNASGLAIIPTGDWVKGIGFSGVRELFVQWMPNESNEENAKRIFISSISNTFDNKGTSGGKNMFQPVRCVMDAHNTLTED